One Cololabis saira isolate AMF1-May2022 chromosome 12, fColSai1.1, whole genome shotgun sequence DNA window includes the following coding sequences:
- the tcf15 gene encoding transcription factor 15 has product MTFAMLRPVATHLIYSDFGVTSEDDENRSESDGSSEQSYCGSGVGEKRPRASRPLEESVVVMKQRSAANARERGRTQSVNTAFTALRTLIPTEPVDRKLSKIETLRLASSYISHLANVLLIGDGGADGQPCLGAVHGESGGKQPRSICTFCLSNQRKGIKDGKDCLKLRGLGPLRMRR; this is encoded by the exons atgACTTTCGCCATGCTGCGGCCCGTGGCCACGCACTTGATCTACTCGGACTTCGGCGTGACCTCCGAGGACGACGAGAACCGCAGCGAGAGCGACGGCAGCTCGGAGCAGAGCTACTGCGGCTCCGGGGTCGGGGAGAAGCGGCCGCGGGCGTCGCGGCCCCTGGAGGAGTCggtggtggtgatgaagcaGCGCAGCGCGGCCAACGCCAGGGAGCGCGGCCGGACCCAGAGCGTCAACACCGCCTTCACGGCGCTGCGCACGCTCATCCCCACCGAGCCCGTGGACAGGAAGCTCTCCAAGATAGAGACGCTCCGACTGGCGTCCAGCTACATCTCCCATCTGGCCAACGTGCTGCTGATCGGGGACGGCGGGGCGGACGGACAGCCGTGCCTGGGCGCCGTGCACGGGGAGAGCGGGGGGAAGCAGCCGCGCTCCATCTGCACCTTCTGTCTAAGCAACCAGAGGAAAGGG ATTAAGGATGGAAAGGACTGTTTGAAACTGCGAGGGCTGGGTCCGCTGCGGATGAGGCGTTGA